The genome window CGTAGCGGATGTTTTTGACGGCTGTCCGGATGGCCTCGACCTTTTGGTCCTCGTCCAGTCCCGCCAGGAGGTCGCCGAGCGAGATGGCCATGGCGTGGGTGGCGATTTGTATTTTGGCCTTTTCCAGCTCAAGCATATTTTTTTGCAGTTCGCCGGTGGAAAAATGCCCGATGGCGCCCATGGTGCTGAGCAGCATGAGCACGGCCATGACCAAACAGCCGAGGACAAGACTCAAGAGACCGAAGATGCGGTAGCGGATGGAAAGATTTTTGAACATGTGACACTCCGTGATTGAGCATGAATAGGAACACAGACAAAGCCCACAATGCATTGCGCAAGGTGGTCAATGAATGCGAGAGCCGTTTTCAAATCCGTGTGTCTGTTCGTAAATGTATGCAATATAGTGTATAGGAAAATGTGACGAAGTAAAGGGGGGCGGTATTTTTTTACTGAGGAGCAAAACCGGGGCGGTGTAGTGCCCGCGCCGCATGCGGATGGATTCGAGGTTCGCGGAACAAAAAAAGGCCGTCCCGGAGGAACGGCCTTTTCGTTTCACATGTGGTCTATCACTTGCCTTCGGCTTTGAGATCCTCGACCAGCTGGGAGAGCTCCCGCGCCTGGTCGGCCAGGCCTTGAATGTCCCGGTCGGACTGGTTGACGCGGTCCGTGTTTTCCTTGGCGATGTTGTTGATCTCGTCCACGCTGCGGGTGATCTGTTCGGATGCGGCGGACTGCTCCTCGGCCGCTGCGGCGATGGACTGCACCTGTGCTGCGGCGTCCTGGGCCATGCGCACGATTTCCTGGAGCTTTGCCCCGGATTCGTTGGAGATTTCCGTGGCGCTGTTGATGGCTTCCACGGCCTTGTCCATGCCGTCCACGTTGAGCTGGGCCAGATGCTGGATGCCCTGGATGTTGTCGCCCACTTCCTTGGTTGCGCCCATGGTCTTTTCGGCCAGCTTGCGCACTTCGTCGGCCACCACCGCGAAGCCTCGTCCGGCCTCGCCCGCGCGGGCTGCCTCGATGGCCGCGTTGAGCGCCAGCAGGTTGGTCTGGTCCGCAATGTCGTTGATCACGTTCATGACCTGGCCGATGGCCTCGGACTGGGCCCCGAGCTTATGCATGTTCTCCCGGAGCTCCATGGTCAGCTTCTGCATGTTGGCCATGGCCTCCACCGTGTCGGAGACCAGGTCCGCGCCCTCCAGTGCCTTTGCCCGGGACTGGTCGGAATGGTCGGCCGCGTCGCCCGCGTTGCGGGCCACTTCCAGCACGGTTGCGTTCATCTCTTCCATGGCCGTGGCCGCCTCGTTGATGCGTTCCATCTGCACGTCCGTTCCCCGGCGGATGTCCTCGCTGCGCCGGGCAATGTCGCCCGTGGCCACGTTGATGTGGTTGACCACGCCCTCCAGGCGGCCCGCTGCGGTGAGCATGCCTTCCCTGGTGGCCACTTCGGCCTTGGCCATGGCCTCCTCGGCCTTCTGCAGTGCTTCCTGGGCGGCCTCGGCCTGCTTGTTGGCCTCGGCCTCCTTGGCCTCGATGCCCTTGATGTTGTCCTTGAGCGTGGAAACCATGGAGTTGAGGGAACGCTGCATGAGCGAGACCTCGTTTTTGCCCTTGGGAGTGAGCTGCACGTCCAGGTTGCCGTGGGCCACGTCCTCTGCGGCTTGCATGGTTTCGTTCAGGGGGCGGGTGATGGAGGTGATGATGAAGATGCCCAGGGGCAGGACGATGATCAGCAGGATGCCGCCGATGACGCCGGTCTGGGTCAGGGTTTCGTTGGTGACGATGCCGTTGATGTGGGAGGATATGGTCGCCTTGGCCTCATCGATGTTGTCGATATAGATGCCCGTGCCGATCCAGTACTTGGTTCCGGGGATCATCATTGCGTAGCTGAGCTTGGGCACCAGCCCCTTGTCGCCCTTGGGATAGACATAGGAAACAAATCCACCGCCGGCCTCGGCCTGCTTGAACAGGTCCTGGACGAAGTAGACGCCGTTCTGGTCCTTGGCGTCCTTGAAATCATTGCCGTTGCGGTCGGGGCGGACCGGGTGGGCCACGGCCACGGTGCCGGTGTAGACGAAATAATAGCCCGACTTGTCTTCCTCATAGAGGTTGCCGGTGAGCGCTTTGCGGAATTCCGCGACCTGCTGCTCTTCGGGCAGGCCGTCGAGCAGGGCGGCAAATGATTTGGCCATGGAGGAAACCGCCACCTGCAGCTTGGCCTTCTGCAGGTCCATCATGATGGTCTGGGTCTCGTTCAGGGAGTAGGCCCCGATGGTGTCCATTGTCCTGACCAGCATGAGCACGGCCACGATCAGACAGGCCAGCATGAGGCCCAGAAGACCGAAA of Salidesulfovibrio onnuriiensis contains these proteins:
- a CDS encoding methyl-accepting chemotaxis protein, whose product is MFNNLSIRFRIFGLLGLMLACLIVAVLMLVRTMDTIGAYSLNETQTIMMDLQKAKLQVAVSSMAKSFAALLDGLPEEQQVAEFRKALTGNLYEEDKSGYYFVYTGTVAVAHPVRPDRNGNDFKDAKDQNGVYFVQDLFKQAEAGGGFVSYVYPKGDKGLVPKLSYAMMIPGTKYWIGTGIYIDNIDEAKATISSHINGIVTNETLTQTGVIGGILLIIVLPLGIFIITSITRPLNETMQAAEDVAHGNLDVQLTPKGKNEVSLMQRSLNSMVSTLKDNIKGIEAKEAEANKQAEAAQEALQKAEEAMAKAEVATREGMLTAAGRLEGVVNHINVATGDIARRSEDIRRGTDVQMERINEAATAMEEMNATVLEVARNAGDAADHSDQSRAKALEGADLVSDTVEAMANMQKLTMELRENMHKLGAQSEAIGQVMNVINDIADQTNLLALNAAIEAARAGEAGRGFAVVADEVRKLAEKTMGATKEVGDNIQGIQHLAQLNVDGMDKAVEAINSATEISNESGAKLQEIVRMAQDAAAQVQSIAAAAEEQSAASEQITRSVDEINNIAKENTDRVNQSDRDIQGLADQARELSQLVEDLKAEGK